TTCGATTTGCGCCCGCTCCCGCGGCCAACCTCACAACAATAAAAAAGGGCTGTGCCGGCGCCTGCCGGTGTGGCACCGCGACGAGGATTCACAGAATGAAAGCGCTCACCCGCAAGCACGGTTGTTCTTTCCTGGCCCTGAGCCTGGCCTTGGGTCTGACCCTGGGCCAGCCGCTGATTCAGAACAAGGCCCAGGCAGCCCCCGACATGGTGGTCGTGGCGTACGGCGGAGCCGGACAAAAAGCCCAGGATGTGGCGTTGTTCCAACCCTTCAGCAAGGCCGATGGCAGCAAGCTGATCCAGAGCGAATACAACGGCGAAATGGCCCGCATCAAGGTCATGGTCGACACCGGCAACGTCGACTGGGACCTGGTGCAGATCGAAGGCCCGGACCTGATGCGCGGCTGCGACGAAGGCATGTACGAACCCCTGGACTGGAAGGCCCTGGGCCGTGCCGAGCAGCTGATTGCCGATGCCGCCCAGCCCTGCGGCTCGGCGGTGCTGGTGTGGAGCGTGGCCATCGCCTACGACCGCAACAAGCTGGCCAAGGCGCCGGCGTCCTGGGCGGATTTCTGGGACGTCAAGCAGTTCCCCGGCAAGCGCGGCCTGCGCAAGCGCGCGGTGTACAACCTGGAATTCGCCCTGATGGCCGACGGGGTCAAGGTCGAGGACGTGTACAAGGTCCTGGCCACGCCGCAAGGGGTGGAGCGGGCCTTCGCCAAGCTGACCGAACTCAAGCCCAACATCCAGTGGTGGGAAGCCGGCGCCCAGCCGGGGCAGTGGCTGGCCGCCGGTGATGTGGTGATGACCTCGACCTACAGCGGCCGCATCGCCGTGGCCGCCCAGGCCGGCGCGCCGCTGGCGGTGGTCTGGCCCGGCAGCCTGTACGGCATGGACTACTGGGCGATCATCAAGGGCTCGAAACACGTGGATCAGGCCAAGCGCTTCATCGCCTTCGCCAACTCTCCCGAAGCCCAGGTCAACTACGTCAAGCAGATCCCCTATGGCCCGACCAACACCCTGGCCGCGGCCAAGCTCGACCCGGCCCTGGCGCAGTGGGTGCCGACCTCGGAACAGAACCTCAAGGACGCCCTGGCGATGAACGTGGAGTTCTGGGTCGACCATGGCGAAGAGCTGGAAGAGCGCTTCAACGCCTGGGCCAGCAAGTAAGTGCACCGGGCTGGACGCCTGCGGGCGTCCGGTCCTATTGTTTGCGGGCTCTTTTTACCGGCCCCGTTTGCCCGCCCACCTGCCTGGAGGACTCCAACAATGAACAATATCGCTCCCAGCCCCCACGCCCTGACCGAGCGCAGCAGCACCGAGCAGCGCCTGCGCGAAGAGTTGGCGGCCTGCTACCGCCTGATCGCGCACTTTCGCATGACCGACCTGATCTTCACCCATATCTCGGTGCGCTTGCCCGGGCCCGAGCATCACTTCCTGATCAACCCCTACGGCTTGATGTTCGATGAAATCACCGCCTCCAACCTGGTGAAGATCGACCTCAATGGCGAAGCCGTGGAGCCGTCGCCGTACCCGGTGAACCCGGCGGGTTTTGTGATCCACAGCGCCATTCACGGCGCCCGGGAAGACGCCCAGTGCGTGCTGCACACCCACACCAAGGCCGGATGCGCGGTGGCGGCGCTCAAATGCGGCTTGCTGCCGGTGAACCAGATTTCCATGGAGTTCTATGGCCGCGTGGCCTACCACGACTACGAAGGCGTGGCCCTGGACCTGAGCGAGCAGCAACGTCTGGTGGCCGACCTCGGCGACAAGAGCGTGCTGATGCTGCGCAACCATGGCCTGCTCACCGTGGGCGAAACCGTGAGCCAGGCGTTTTTGCGCATGTACTACCTGGAGAAGGCCTGCGAGATCCAGCTGGCGGCCCAGGCAGCAGGGGAGATCGTGCTACCACCGGACGCGGTCTGCGCCCACACCGAACGCCAGTTCAACGACCCGGGCCGGCCGCTGCAGGAAGGCGAACTCAACGACCCGGACGCCATGCAACTGGCCTGGGCAGCGTTGTTGCGCCTGCTGGAGCGCATCGCCCCCGACTACCGCGCCTGACCCCACGTGGGTTTGTATCTACCTGTAGCCGCTGCCGAGCCATGGCGAGGCTGCGAAAAGGCCCGCAGGGCCTTGCCTGGCGATCTGCAGCCGAACCTGTGTCGCCTTGAAGATCGTTGCGTCCCTGCGACGGAATGCCGCCCAGACCGTTCGCAGCCTGCGGCAGCGTCTACAGAAAGCGGTGCGGCTTGGGCGGCCACACAAACGCTGGATAGCCACGGAAGGCCTGTTGTACAGTCGTTCAGTTTCAATTTCCCGCCACCGCCCAAGGAACCCGCCCCATGAGCCAGGAAGCGCGCTTTTCCCGCCTGGAACCCGACCTGCGCAAGGCCGAGCTGATCGAGGCGACCCTGACCTGCCTCAAGCTCCACGGTTTCCAGGGCGCGTCGATCCGCAAGATCTCCGCCGAGGCTGGGGTGTCGGTGGGGCTGATCAGCCATCACTATTCCGGCAAGGACGAGCTGGTGGCCGAGGCCTATCGCGCGATCACCGGGCGGGTCATGACCCTGCTGCGCGAGGCCATGGAGCAGGCCGAGCCCGATCCCCGGCAGCGGCTGTCGGCGTTCTTTCGCGCCTCGTTCTGCGCCGAACTGCTGGACCCGCGGCTGCTGGATGCCTGGCTGGCCTTCTGGGGCGCGGTGAAGACCGCCGAGGCGATCAACCTGGCCCACGAACATTCCTATGGTGAATACCGCAACGAGCTGGCCGGCCTGCTGGGCCAGTTGGCCGGCATTCAGGGCTGGAAAGGCTTCGACGCCGATCTGGCGGCCATCAGCCTCAGCGCCTTGCTCGACGGCCTGTGGCTGGAGTCCGGGCTCAACCCGGGGACCTTCAGCCCACAGCAGGGCGTGCAGATCTGCGAGGCCTGGGTCGAGGGGCTGCTGGCCAGCGGCGGGCGCGGTTTCGCTGTGCCGACATAGGGCTGTTGATCGGTTGTTCAGTAATGGCTAGGCTGCTGCGCTGTAGGTGGTTTCTCTAATAAAAATAATCAGGAACACAGGCGATGACTCCTCGGGTATTGATCGTCGATGACGATCCGCTGATTCGCGAGCTGCTTCAGGCTTATCTCTCTCAGGAAGGCTACGACGTGCATTGCGCCGCCACCGCGGAGCAGGCGGAGAGCTTTCTCGGCCAGCACACGGTGGACCTGCTGATGCTGGACATCCGCCTGCCGGGCAAGGACGGCCTGACCCTGACCCGGGAGCTGCGGGTGCGTTCGGAGGTGGGGATCATCCTGATCACCGGGCGCAACGACGACATCGACCGCATCGTCGGCCTGGAATGCGGCGCCGACGACTACGTGATCAAACCCCTCAACCCCCGCGAGCTGGTGTCCCGGGCCAAGAACCTGATCCGTCGGGTGCGCCAGGCCAACCCGCCCCAGGCCCCGGCCAACAGCCCGAGCCCGGTCAAGCAGTTCGCCGACTGGGCCCTGGACACCGACCGCCGCCGGCTGATCGACCCGCGGGGCGCTGAAACCCTGCTGACCCACGGCGAATACCAATTGCTCAGCGTGTTCCTGCGCAACAGCGGCCATACCCTGAGCCGCGACCAGTTGATGGACCAGATCCGCAACCGCGAATGGGTGCCCAGCGACCGTTCCATCGACGTGCTGGTGGGCCGCCTGCGGCGCAAGCTGCACGACGACCCGGCCGAGCCGGAGCTGATCATCACCATCCACGGCGCCGGTTACCTTTTCACCGCCAGCGTGGCGGCCTGAATTGCTGCGTCGCGCGCTGGTGCTGTGCCTGGGCCTGTGCCTGATCCCGCTGGCCGGCGCGACCTGGGCCGAGCCCGCGCCGCAGCCCCAGCCCGTGCTGCGTTATTGCGACTACCCGGTGTACCCACCGATTTCCTGGAGCGACGGCAGCCAGGTGCGCGGCCTGGCACCGACGGTGGTGCGCCAGGTGCTGGGGGACCTGGGCTATCAGGTGCAGGTGGTGGTGCTGGGCAACTGGAAGCGCTGCCTGCTGGACGCCGCCGCGGGCCGGGTGGATGTGGTGCTGGCCTACAGCACCGGCCAGCGCCAGCAGGACCTG
The DNA window shown above is from Pseudomonas protegens CHA0 and carries:
- a CDS encoding ABC transporter substrate-binding protein; translated protein: MKALTRKHGCSFLALSLALGLTLGQPLIQNKAQAAPDMVVVAYGGAGQKAQDVALFQPFSKADGSKLIQSEYNGEMARIKVMVDTGNVDWDLVQIEGPDLMRGCDEGMYEPLDWKALGRAEQLIADAAQPCGSAVLVWSVAIAYDRNKLAKAPASWADFWDVKQFPGKRGLRKRAVYNLEFALMADGVKVEDVYKVLATPQGVERAFAKLTELKPNIQWWEAGAQPGQWLAAGDVVMTSTYSGRIAVAAQAGAPLAVVWPGSLYGMDYWAIIKGSKHVDQAKRFIAFANSPEAQVNYVKQIPYGPTNTLAAAKLDPALAQWVPTSEQNLKDALAMNVEFWVDHGEELEERFNAWASK
- a CDS encoding class II aldolase/adducin family protein, with the translated sequence MNNIAPSPHALTERSSTEQRLREELAACYRLIAHFRMTDLIFTHISVRLPGPEHHFLINPYGLMFDEITASNLVKIDLNGEAVEPSPYPVNPAGFVIHSAIHGAREDAQCVLHTHTKAGCAVAALKCGLLPVNQISMEFYGRVAYHDYEGVALDLSEQQRLVADLGDKSVLMLRNHGLLTVGETVSQAFLRMYYLEKACEIQLAAQAAGEIVLPPDAVCAHTERQFNDPGRPLQEGELNDPDAMQLAWAALLRLLERIAPDYRA
- a CDS encoding TetR family transcriptional regulator C-terminal domain-containing protein, which produces MSQEARFSRLEPDLRKAELIEATLTCLKLHGFQGASIRKISAEAGVSVGLISHHYSGKDELVAEAYRAITGRVMTLLREAMEQAEPDPRQRLSAFFRASFCAELLDPRLLDAWLAFWGAVKTAEAINLAHEHSYGEYRNELAGLLGQLAGIQGWKGFDADLAAISLSALLDGLWLESGLNPGTFSPQQGVQICEAWVEGLLASGGRGFAVPT
- a CDS encoding response regulator; this encodes MTPRVLIVDDDPLIRELLQAYLSQEGYDVHCAATAEQAESFLGQHTVDLLMLDIRLPGKDGLTLTRELRVRSEVGIILITGRNDDIDRIVGLECGADDYVIKPLNPRELVSRAKNLIRRVRQANPPQAPANSPSPVKQFADWALDTDRRRLIDPRGAETLLTHGEYQLLSVFLRNSGHTLSRDQLMDQIRNREWVPSDRSIDVLVGRLRRKLHDDPAEPELIITIHGAGYLFTASVAA